In Prosthecobacter sp., a genomic segment contains:
- a CDS encoding tetratricopeptide repeat protein, giving the protein MKKSVPPAPEPPASSWQAGIILGGGALALVALIAWAFWPQKKYTPLPVSAVVSLAKAEPFVMPDEKAAFAQYAGSESCKECHADQFTKWLGSHHGLAERKPDPKLDDPAFVPTRSFKHGSQTTETRKTGSDYELITLGFGDKITPYRVEHVIGHDPLRQYLVDGGNGRLQAMEACLDPHKNEWFNVYGNEDRKPGEWGHWTGRGMVWNQMCATCHNTRLRKNYDAATDSYKTTMAEMSVSCESCHGPMKHHNEWQHANRGVKGDPTIVKWSRDQHIENCAGCHARRGEITGDFVPGESFWDHYHLTITDQSDTFYPDGQIRDENYEFSSFFSSRMHHAGVRCMDCHDMHSMKTILPGNQLCMRCHTPGGFPNAPVIMPEAHSFHQTASTGNQCVNCHMPQTVYMQRHPRHDHGFTIPDPLLTKQFNVPNACNKCHTDKTTDWALEATQKWWGPKMERKTRQRAVLIAKARQGDAEARDGLIDLLGSDEIPHWKASATLLLDRWIDQPAVQTSISAQLQHAHPLVRQSAIRTLEPVLQNGSIRSTIEPLLNDPVRGVRVSAAWALRESLNLDSAAGKDLQHMLNWNADQPSGQMQLAQFHFARGNNSDAIKSMETAIRWDPNSPPFHHDLAMLYSTTGQTPLAITKLRDAIKLAPNHAEYHYELGLALSETGDMQAVISSLQEAVRLDPSLARAWYNLGLARNGLGDIPGALEALQRGELANARDPGIPYARATILAQQNRKPEAIAALDRALSIAPGYGEALQLRAALMQR; this is encoded by the coding sequence ATGAAGAAGTCCGTCCCGCCAGCTCCCGAACCGCCCGCATCATCGTGGCAGGCCGGGATCATCCTCGGTGGAGGAGCATTGGCTCTTGTGGCATTGATCGCGTGGGCCTTCTGGCCGCAGAAAAAATACACGCCGCTGCCCGTTTCGGCGGTTGTTTCCCTCGCCAAGGCCGAGCCGTTTGTCATGCCGGATGAAAAAGCCGCCTTCGCCCAATATGCAGGCTCGGAAAGCTGCAAGGAGTGCCACGCCGATCAATTCACCAAGTGGCTCGGTTCGCATCACGGCCTCGCGGAACGCAAACCGGACCCGAAACTCGACGATCCAGCGTTTGTTCCCACGCGCAGCTTCAAACACGGTTCGCAAACGACGGAAACACGCAAGACCGGCAGCGACTATGAACTCATCACCCTCGGCTTTGGCGACAAGATCACGCCTTATCGAGTCGAACACGTGATCGGCCACGACCCGCTGCGCCAGTATTTGGTTGATGGAGGAAATGGCCGTCTTCAGGCCATGGAAGCCTGCCTCGATCCGCACAAAAACGAATGGTTCAATGTGTACGGCAACGAAGACCGCAAACCCGGTGAATGGGGTCACTGGACGGGCCGCGGCATGGTGTGGAATCAAATGTGCGCCACCTGCCACAACACCCGCCTGCGCAAAAACTACGACGCTGCCACCGACAGCTACAAGACCACCATGGCCGAGATGTCCGTGAGCTGCGAGTCCTGCCACGGCCCGATGAAGCACCACAACGAGTGGCAGCACGCCAATCGTGGCGTTAAAGGCGATCCCACCATCGTGAAATGGTCCCGCGACCAGCACATCGAGAACTGTGCTGGCTGTCACGCGCGACGCGGCGAGATCACCGGCGACTTCGTGCCCGGCGAATCCTTCTGGGACCACTACCACCTCACCATCACCGACCAGAGCGACACGTTTTATCCTGACGGCCAGATTCGCGACGAAAACTACGAGTTCAGCAGCTTCTTCAGCAGCCGCATGCACCACGCCGGAGTGCGCTGCATGGACTGCCATGACATGCACAGCATGAAGACCATTCTGCCCGGCAACCAGCTCTGCATGCGCTGCCACACGCCTGGCGGCTTCCCCAACGCACCGGTCATCATGCCCGAGGCGCACAGCTTCCACCAAACCGCCAGCACTGGAAACCAGTGCGTGAACTGCCACATGCCGCAGACCGTGTACATGCAGCGCCACCCGCGCCACGACCACGGCTTCACCATTCCTGACCCGCTGCTCACGAAGCAGTTCAACGTGCCGAACGCCTGCAACAAATGCCACACCGACAAAACCACCGACTGGGCGCTCGAAGCCACGCAAAAATGGTGGGGGCCAAAGATGGAGCGCAAAACCCGCCAGCGGGCCGTTTTGATCGCCAAAGCGCGTCAGGGAGACGCCGAGGCACGCGATGGGCTCATCGATCTGCTCGGCAGCGATGAAATTCCGCACTGGAAAGCCAGCGCCACGCTGCTGCTTGACCGCTGGATTGATCAACCCGCCGTTCAAACCTCCATCAGCGCCCAGTTGCAGCACGCGCACCCGCTCGTGCGTCAAAGCGCCATCCGCACACTCGAACCTGTGCTGCAAAACGGCTCCATTCGCTCCACCATCGAGCCGTTGCTCAACGATCCGGTGCGTGGCGTGCGTGTGTCCGCCGCCTGGGCCTTGCGCGAGTCATTGAATCTCGATTCCGCCGCCGGAAAAGACCTCCAGCACATGTTGAACTGGAATGCCGACCAGCCCAGCGGCCAGATGCAGCTCGCCCAGTTCCATTTTGCCCGGGGCAACAACTCCGATGCCATCAAGAGCATGGAAACCGCGATCCGCTGGGATCCCAATTCCCCACCTTTCCACCACGATCTCGCGATGCTGTACAGCACCACCGGCCAGACCCCGCTTGCCATCACCAAACTACGCGACGCCATCAAACTCGCGCCCAACCACGCCGAGTATCACTACGAACTCGGCCTCGCCCTCAGCGAAACCGGCGACATGCAGGCCGTGATCAGTTCCCTTCAAGAAGCCGTGCGCCTTGATCCATCCCTTGCACGCGCCTGGTACAATCTGGGCCTTGCCAGGAACGGTTTGGGCGACATACCCGGTGCTCTGGAAGCCCTGCAACGCGGTGAACTCGCCAATGCGCGCGATCCCGGCATTCCCTATGCCCGCGCCACGATTCTCGCGCAGCAGAACCGCAAACCGGAAGCCATCGCCGCGCTAGATCGAGCCTTGAGTATCGCTCCAGGTTATGGAGAGGCGCTGCAACTGCGCGCGGCCTTGATGCAGCGTTGA
- a CDS encoding bifunctional nuclease family protein, whose product MNKDVIEVQVRAVLPLEGSFAVFLGNESKVFVIYIDESVGTAISMFMRGVSKERPLTHDLVGHLLMAFGAKVERVIINNINGSVFHARLIISAENELHTTRKMIELDARPSDSIAMAVQQSAPIFVAKKVWESVEDVSDTLAQIEKKGLEAQQASEAPKEEGDDDDDEVEELSDEDINTIAGISEGEDDDEYDDGFGDDDDEEGEEWKKADG is encoded by the coding sequence ATGAACAAGGATGTCATCGAAGTGCAGGTGCGCGCGGTGCTGCCGCTGGAAGGCAGCTTCGCGGTGTTTCTTGGCAATGAATCGAAGGTCTTCGTGATCTACATCGACGAGTCCGTCGGCACGGCGATCTCCATGTTCATGCGCGGCGTGTCGAAGGAGCGTCCGCTGACGCACGATCTCGTCGGGCACCTGCTCATGGCCTTCGGCGCCAAGGTGGAGCGCGTCATCATTAACAACATCAATGGCAGTGTCTTCCACGCGCGCCTGATCATCTCCGCCGAGAACGAGCTGCATACGACGCGAAAGATGATCGAGCTTGATGCGCGGCCGAGCGACAGCATTGCGATGGCGGTGCAGCAGAGCGCGCCGATCTTCGTGGCAAAGAAGGTGTGGGAGTCGGTCGAGGATGTGAGCGACACGCTCGCCCAGATCGAAAAGAAGGGGCTGGAGGCCCAGCAGGCGTCCGAGGCTCCGAAGGAAGAAGGGGATGATGACGATGACGAGGTTGAAGAGCTCAGTGATGAGGACATCAACACTATCGCCGGCATCAGTGAAGGCGAGGATGACGACGAGTATGACGACGGCTTCGGCGATGACGATGACGAAGAGGGCGAGGAGTGGAAGAAGGCGGATGGCTGA